The Candidatus Arthromitus sp. SFB-mouse-Japan genome includes a region encoding these proteins:
- the dnaJ gene encoding molecular chaperone DnaJ produces MSNKNYYEVLGVSSNASESEIKSAFKKQAIKYHPDRNKGNAEAEKKFKEINEAYQVLSDSSKRASYDRVGHDAYTKGASYGSSSAGGGFEGFDMDFDLGDIFSSFFTGGGFGGGRSKRGPKPGEDLEYRLTLTFDEAVFGCTKDIFIRRKDRCGTCSGTGSKTGTDRTTCDKCHGSGQIKVQRNTPFGSMVSMTTCSKCSGVGKINLNPCATCRGSGKVNTEKKITIDIPRGIDTGQVISMRGEGEVGDLGAPSGDLYIAINVMSSNKFKRKDNDIFTDHHIPIWIAILGGDSVIETLDGEHKINIKEGTQSGTVHVLKGKGVYKVNSNFRGEHHVRIVVDVPSVHNDSQRQAVELMREAYEGSQEHYTERKQDSKKKGFKKFF; encoded by the coding sequence ATGTCTAATAAGAATTACTATGAAGTTTTAGGGGTTAGTAGTAATGCTTCAGAGTCAGAAATAAAGAGTGCCTTTAAAAAACAGGCTATAAAGTATCATCCAGATAGAAATAAGGGTAATGCTGAGGCTGAAAAAAAGTTTAAGGAAATAAATGAAGCATATCAGGTTTTAAGTGATAGTAGTAAAAGGGCTAGTTATGATAGAGTAGGGCATGATGCTTATACAAAAGGAGCTAGCTATGGATCTTCTTCAGCTGGTGGTGGATTTGAAGGATTCGATATGGATTTTGATTTAGGCGATATATTTTCTAGTTTTTTCACCGGAGGAGGATTTGGTGGAGGAAGATCTAAGAGAGGTCCTAAACCAGGAGAAGATTTAGAATATAGATTGACACTAACATTTGATGAGGCAGTTTTTGGATGTACCAAGGATATATTTATAAGACGTAAAGATAGATGTGGTACATGTTCTGGGACAGGAAGTAAAACAGGAACTGATAGGACTACATGCGATAAATGCCATGGAAGTGGTCAGATAAAGGTTCAGAGAAATACTCCATTTGGAAGTATGGTATCTATGACTACTTGTTCAAAATGTTCTGGTGTAGGGAAGATTAACTTAAATCCATGTGCTACGTGTAGAGGCAGTGGTAAAGTTAATACCGAGAAGAAGATAACTATTGACATACCTAGAGGGATTGATACTGGTCAGGTGATATCAATGAGGGGTGAAGGAGAGGTTGGAGATCTTGGTGCACCTTCTGGAGATTTATATATTGCTATAAATGTAATGAGTAGTAATAAATTTAAACGCAAGGATAATGATATTTTTACTGATCATCATATACCTATTTGGATTGCTATACTTGGTGGGGATAGTGTTATTGAAACACTTGATGGTGAACATAAAATAAATATTAAAGAAGGTACTCAATCAGGTACTGTTCATGTATTGAAAGGTAAAGGTGTTTATAAAGTTAACTCGAATTTTAGAGGAGAACATCATGTTAGAATAGTAGTAGATGTTCCTAGTGTTCATAATGATAGCCAACGGCAAGCTGTCGAATTGATGAGGGAGGCTTATGAAGGAAGTCAAGAACATTATACTGAAAGAAAGCAAGATAGTAAGAAGAAGGGTTTTAAGAAATTTTTCTAA
- the dnaK gene encoding molecular chaperone DnaK, which translates to MGKVIGIDLGTTNSCVAVMEGGEPVVIPNSEGGRTTPSVVSFQNNGERLVGQVAKRQAITNPDKTIISIKRHMGTDYKVDIDGKKYSPQEISSMVLQKIKLDAEAYLGEKVTQAVITVPAYFNDSQRQATKDAGKIAGLEVLRIINEPTAASLAYGIDKTSTQEKILVYDLGGGTFDVSILELGDGVFEVLATNGDTFLGGDDFDQKIIDFIADDFKSNNSIDLRNDKMALQRLKEAAEKAKIELSSSQQTNINLPFITADATGPKHIDLQLSRAKFNEITLDLVNRTLEPMKKALQDAGLQIGDINKVVLVGGSTRIPAIQDAVKNFTGKEPSKGVNPDECVAVGAAIQGGILAGDYENSGLLLLDVTPLSLGIETLGGVSTIIIERNTTIPVTKSQVFSTAADNQTSVEIHIVQGERQMAVDNKTLGRFTLSGIPPAPRGVPQIEVTYDIDANGIVKVSAMDKASGKKADITITATTNLSDDEIDKAVKEAEKYAEEDKKRKESIEIRNTAESSVYQMENALKEFGEKVSNEEKTDIETKLNSLKEALKGDDLELIKKSQEELTQAFYALSSKMYQQDPNVAGTEGTTNTENQQTYEAKDYKVEDNN; encoded by the coding sequence ATGGGAAAAGTTATAGGTATTGATTTAGGAACAACTAATTCATGTGTTGCTGTAATGGAAGGTGGAGAGCCAGTTGTAATTCCTAATTCTGAGGGTGGAAGGACTACTCCTTCAGTAGTTTCATTTCAAAATAATGGAGAGAGGTTAGTAGGTCAAGTTGCTAAGAGGCAGGCGATTACTAATCCTGATAAAACAATTATCTCTATCAAGAGACATATGGGAACAGATTATAAAGTTGATATAGATGGTAAAAAATATTCTCCACAGGAAATATCATCAATGGTTCTTCAAAAAATTAAGTTGGATGCGGAAGCATATTTAGGGGAAAAAGTTACTCAAGCAGTAATAACAGTTCCTGCCTATTTTAATGATAGTCAGAGGCAAGCAACAAAGGATGCTGGTAAAATAGCTGGTCTTGAAGTGTTGAGGATAATAAATGAACCAACAGCAGCTTCACTAGCTTACGGGATTGATAAGACATCAACTCAGGAAAAGATTTTAGTATATGATTTAGGTGGAGGTACATTTGACGTATCTATATTGGAACTTGGAGATGGTGTGTTTGAAGTTCTTGCAACTAATGGAGATACATTTTTAGGTGGAGATGATTTTGATCAAAAGATAATTGATTTTATAGCAGATGATTTTAAATCCAATAATAGTATAGATTTAAGAAATGATAAAATGGCGCTTCAAAGGTTAAAGGAGGCTGCTGAGAAAGCGAAGATTGAGCTTTCATCTTCACAACAAACTAATATAAATTTACCATTTATAACAGCTGATGCTACAGGACCAAAGCATATTGATTTGCAATTATCAAGAGCTAAATTCAATGAGATAACGTTGGATCTTGTGAATAGAACTTTAGAACCAATGAAAAAAGCACTTCAAGATGCTGGATTGCAAATTGGAGATATAAATAAAGTTGTGTTGGTTGGTGGATCTACTAGAATTCCTGCTATACAAGATGCAGTAAAGAATTTTACAGGGAAAGAACCATCAAAGGGAGTTAATCCTGATGAATGTGTAGCGGTTGGAGCAGCTATACAAGGTGGTATATTGGCTGGTGATTATGAAAATTCTGGTTTGTTATTATTAGATGTTACACCTCTTAGTTTAGGAATTGAAACTTTAGGAGGAGTATCTACAATTATTATAGAGAGGAATACTACAATACCTGTAACTAAGAGCCAAGTTTTCTCTACAGCAGCAGATAATCAAACATCTGTTGAAATACACATTGTTCAAGGTGAAAGACAAATGGCTGTAGATAATAAGACTCTAGGAAGATTTACTTTATCTGGTATACCACCAGCGCCAAGAGGGGTACCTCAAATAGAAGTTACTTATGATATTGATGCAAATGGTATTGTTAAAGTAAGTGCTATGGATAAAGCATCAGGTAAAAAGGCGGATATAACAATAACTGCTACAACTAATTTAAGTGATGATGAAATAGATAAGGCAGTTAAAGAAGCAGAAAAGTATGCTGAAGAAGATAAAAAACGTAAAGAGTCTATAGAAATTAGAAATACCGCTGAAAGTTCTGTTTATCAAATGGAAAATGCATTGAAAGAGTTTGGAGAAAAAGTAAGTAATGAAGAAAAAACAGATATAGAGACTAAATTAAATTCACTTAAGGAAGCTTTAAAAGGTGATGATTTAGAGTTGATTAAAAAGAGTCAAGAAGAATTAACTCAAGCATTTTATGCATTATCTAGTAAAATGTATCAGCAAGACCCAAATGTTGCAGGAACGGAAGGGACAACAAATACTGAAAATCAACAAACATATGAAGCAAAAGATTATAAAGTAGAGGATAATAATTAA